One Polaribacter sp. KT25b DNA segment encodes these proteins:
- a CDS encoding MBL fold metallo-hydrolase: MKIYPIETGNFKLDGGAMFGVVPKSIWQKTNPADSNNLIDMSMRSLLIEDGNRLILVDTGLGDKQSEKFFSYYYLFGGFSLDASLAKHGFHRDDITDIFLTHLHFDHCGGVIQRDKNGLLIPAFKNAKVWSNDKHWKWATEPNPREKASFFKENINPIKESGQLNFIHRNAKDQVGFDVLFMDGHTEKQMLPKIEYQGKTLIFMADLLPTVGHIPLPYVMGYDTRPLLTLKEKAAFLNEAADNNYYLFLEHDASNEICTVKHTEKGVRLNEIHKFTNIFN; encoded by the coding sequence ATGAAGATATATCCTATAGAAACGGGCAATTTTAAATTAGATGGTGGTGCAATGTTTGGTGTTGTTCCTAAATCAATTTGGCAAAAAACAAATCCAGCAGATTCTAATAACTTAATAGATATGAGCATGCGTAGTTTGCTTATAGAAGATGGAAATCGTTTAATTTTAGTTGATACAGGTTTAGGCGACAAACAATCAGAAAAATTCTTTAGTTATTATTATTTATTTGGTGGTTTTTCTTTGGATGCTTCACTTGCAAAACATGGTTTTCATAGAGACGATATTACAGATATTTTTTTAACACATTTACATTTTGATCATTGTGGTGGAGTTATCCAAAGAGATAAAAATGGATTATTAATTCCGGCTTTTAAAAATGCAAAAGTTTGGTCTAATGATAAACATTGGAAATGGGCAACAGAACCAAACCCTAGAGAAAAAGCATCCTTCTTCAAAGAAAACATCAATCCAATAAAAGAAAGCGGACAATTAAATTTTATCCACAGAAATGCAAAAGATCAAGTTGGTTTTGATGTGTTATTTATGGACGGGCATACAGAAAAACAAATGTTGCCAAAAATAGAATATCAAGGCAAAACATTAATTTTTATGGCAGATTTATTGCCAACTGTTGGGCATATTCCTTTGCCTTACGTAATGGGTTATGATACAAGACCTTTACTTACTTTAAAGGAAAAAGCGGCTTTTTTAAATGAAGCTGCAGATAATAATTATTACCTTTTTTTAGAACATGATGCAAGCAATGAAATTTGTACAGTAAAACATACAGAAAAAGGAGTACGATTAAACGAAATTCATAAATTTACAAACATATTTAATTAA
- a CDS encoding S8 family peptidase: MKTNKLFLYSALAVLSFTGCKSIAKISVPTGSTDAISATAKKMPLTEAESQNWQHLDLVKDSIPGMSVDKAYEFLTGKKGTTVVVGVIDSGTDLTHEDLSGNAWVNSKEIAGNGIDDDKNGFIDDINGWNFLGSIYKENTELTRIIANPSIADTETAERAKIAYDKTVEEAKMNKQRYGQMLAGVQNADETIKKELNKTEYTKEDVLAITSTAPEVVQSVTVAKQMFGFGLNSLQQAIDELSKLVETADDLLSGDGLKKNYRTAIGDDENTMEVTIYGDNKVGNTIKSEAHGSHVSGIIAAVRNNEIGMNGVANNVKIMAVRAVPDGDEYDKDVALAIRYAVDNGAKVLNTSFGKGYSPKKEWVWDAIKYAASKDVLIVNAAGNDGKNIDEELTYPNDSKDLKTEISDNVLTIGAMSSNYNENLPASFSNYGKVNVDVFAPGVQIYSTTPGNEYQKFSGTSMAAPSTAGVAALVRSYYPKLSASQVKHILMNSGTLITIDVVKPGSQSRANPIGEKVPFTDLSVSGRVVNAYNALLMADKMVNGK; the protein is encoded by the coding sequence ATGAAAACAAATAAACTATTTTTATATTCTGCTTTAGCAGTTTTATCATTTACAGGGTGTAAATCCATAGCAAAAATTTCTGTTCCAACAGGATCTACAGATGCTATTTCTGCAACAGCAAAAAAAATGCCGTTAACAGAAGCTGAAAGTCAAAATTGGCAGCATTTAGATTTGGTAAAGGATTCTATTCCGGGAATGAGCGTTGACAAAGCATATGAATTTTTAACAGGAAAAAAAGGAACTACTGTTGTTGTGGGTGTTATTGATTCTGGAACAGATTTAACTCATGAAGATTTAAGTGGAAACGCTTGGGTTAATTCAAAAGAAATTGCAGGAAATGGAATTGATGATGATAAAAATGGTTTTATTGATGATATTAATGGATGGAACTTTTTAGGATCGATCTATAAAGAAAATACTGAGTTAACTCGTATTATTGCAAACCCTTCTATTGCAGATACAGAAACAGCAGAAAGAGCAAAAATAGCTTATGATAAAACTGTTGAGGAAGCAAAAATGAACAAGCAAAGATATGGCCAGATGTTAGCTGGTGTTCAAAATGCTGATGAAACTATCAAAAAAGAGTTAAATAAAACAGAATATACTAAAGAAGATGTTTTAGCAATTACATCTACAGCGCCAGAAGTAGTGCAAAGTGTAACAGTTGCTAAGCAGATGTTTGGTTTTGGTTTAAATTCTTTGCAACAAGCTATAGATGAGCTTTCTAAATTAGTTGAAACTGCAGATGATTTATTAAGTGGAGATGGTCTTAAAAAGAATTATAGAACTGCTATAGGTGATGATGAAAACACTATGGAAGTTACTATATATGGAGATAATAAAGTAGGTAACACTATAAAATCTGAAGCTCATGGTTCTCACGTTTCTGGAATTATTGCAGCAGTTAGAAATAATGAAATAGGAATGAACGGAGTTGCAAATAATGTAAAAATTATGGCGGTAAGAGCAGTTCCTGATGGAGATGAATATGATAAAGATGTTGCTTTAGCAATTCGTTATGCAGTAGATAACGGTGCAAAAGTTTTAAATACTAGTTTTGGAAAAGGATATTCTCCAAAAAAAGAATGGGTTTGGGATGCAATTAAATATGCAGCTTCTAAAGATGTTTTAATTGTAAATGCAGCAGGAAATGATGGTAAAAATATTGACGAAGAATTAACGTACCCTAATGATTCTAAAGATTTAAAAACAGAAATTTCTGATAATGTTCTTACAATTGGAGCTATGAGTTCTAATTATAATGAAAACTTACCAGCAAGTTTTTCTAATTATGGTAAAGTAAATGTAGATGTTTTTGCTCCAGGTGTTCAAATTTACTCTACAACTCCAGGAAATGAATATCAAAAGTTTAGTGGAACATCAATGGCAGCGCCTTCAACAGCTGGTGTTGCAGCATTAGTGCGTTCTTATTATCCTAAATTATCAGCAAGTCAAGTAAAACATATTTTAATGAATTCTGGAACTTTAATTACTATTGATGTTGTGAAACCAGGTTCTCAAAGTAGAGCAAACCCAATAGGAGAAAAAGTACCGTTTACAGATTTGTCAGTTTCTGGTAGAGTAGTGAATGCTTATAATGCTTTATTAATGGCAGACAAAATGGTAAATGGTAAATAA